Proteins co-encoded in one Cytobacillus sp. NJ13 genomic window:
- a CDS encoding mechanosensitive ion channel family protein — protein sequence MDLLTFTEEFFDYIRKFLLLKFTLFALVLVTFSIVINRILNWFFRKSNFFDEEVEQTIQGVIRSIFRYGIAISLVIYLISQFVDIKGILAGAGIAGVVIGFAAQQLLKDVILGFARLTDKEFRVGDFVTFNGTSSGTIEEISIRFMQIREWSGKLLTIPHGEIRAIQNFNKGWMRVIERVTVSYQEDPARIKQLLEKASVICNEKLDHSLYRVGGEAVEPFQYIGITDLNPNLKHVGYEFCIVGLVKPEEYFETSRQVRFELMSLFHKNQVQMPTANMFVQTENLQEILEQPSPST from the coding sequence ATGGACCTATTAACTTTTACTGAGGAATTTTTTGATTATATAAGGAAGTTTTTACTTTTAAAATTTACTTTATTTGCTTTGGTTCTCGTTACCTTTTCAATTGTCATAAACCGCATTCTTAATTGGTTCTTTAGGAAGTCTAATTTTTTTGATGAAGAGGTAGAACAGACGATACAAGGTGTAATCCGATCAATTTTTAGGTATGGAATTGCGATCAGCCTTGTTATTTATCTAATTAGTCAATTTGTAGATATAAAAGGTATTCTTGCAGGTGCAGGGATTGCCGGAGTTGTCATCGGATTTGCTGCACAGCAGTTGTTAAAAGACGTTATTTTAGGGTTCGCAAGATTAACGGATAAGGAGTTTCGTGTTGGCGATTTTGTTACTTTCAACGGGACAAGTTCAGGTACCATTGAGGAGATAAGTATTCGCTTTATGCAAATTCGTGAATGGTCGGGAAAGCTCCTTACCATTCCGCATGGTGAGATTAGAGCGATACAAAATTTTAATAAAGGCTGGATGCGGGTTATTGAACGGGTTACGGTAAGTTATCAGGAAGATCCTGCAAGAATAAAGCAATTGTTAGAGAAAGCAAGTGTTATCTGCAATGAAAAGTTAGATCATAGCCTATATAGGGTAGGGGGCGAGGCTGTTGAACCCTTTCAATATATTGGGATTACAGACTTAAATCCAAACCTTAAACATGTTGGGTACGAATTTTGTATTGTAGGTTTGGTTAAGCCTGAAGAGTATTTTGAAACTTCCAGGCAGGTAAGATTTGAACTAATGTCTTTATTCCATAAGAATCAAGTACAAATGCCAACCGCGAACATGTTCGTTCAAACTGAAAATTTGCAGGAGATTCTTGAGCAGCCTTCACCAAGTACGTAA
- a CDS encoding DUF1772 domain-containing protein, whose protein sequence is MDILGFITLMIAGFTACAEFTSYALVHPVIRHLPQKQHIYFEQGSLKTFGLIMPILMPVSVILTLSFAVFTKEPGIMEYASRVSSAGMFILATIITIRFNVPINKAIKQWDADNPPIDWKEIRKRWMFYQSIRSWLLLIGFVLLCISVTI, encoded by the coding sequence TTGGATATATTAGGTTTTATTACGTTGATGATAGCGGGCTTTACAGCTTGTGCTGAGTTTACTTCATACGCTTTAGTACATCCCGTTATCCGTCATTTACCTCAAAAGCAACATATATACTTTGAACAAGGTTCGCTGAAAACTTTTGGACTTATTATGCCTATATTAATGCCTGTAAGTGTAATTTTAACCTTGTCTTTCGCAGTATTTACGAAAGAACCTGGAATTATGGAGTATGCAAGCCGTGTTTCTTCTGCTGGAATGTTCATTTTAGCAACAATAATAACTATTAGATTTAACGTTCCTATTAACAAGGCAATCAAACAGTGGGATGCAGACAATCCGCCAATTGATTGGAAGGAGATAAGAAAACGATGGATGTTCTATCAATCTATTCGTTCTTGGTTACTTCTTATTGGCTTCGTGTTACTTTGTATATCAGTTACGATTTAA
- a CDS encoding CHRD domain-containing protein, which yields MLKFFKARLKGENEVPPVETNAFGFAKFAANNNRTKIKFALEVENIKNFIQAHIHSGKRGVNGPVIVFLFGADLETLEEQNGITTRRGVVTGIITDDDIVENDAGIETVEDLLNFMEQELTYVNAHTEQNPTGEIRGQIVPI from the coding sequence ATGCTAAAATTCTTTAAGGCAAGGTTAAAAGGTGAAAATGAAGTCCCTCCTGTAGAAACTAATGCTTTTGGTTTTGCAAAATTTGCAGCTAATAATAATAGAACAAAGATAAAGTTTGCACTAGAAGTTGAAAACATTAAAAACTTTATTCAAGCACATATCCACTCTGGTAAACGTGGTGTAAATGGACCTGTCATAGTATTTCTTTTTGGTGCTGACTTAGAAACGCTTGAGGAACAAAATGGTATCACGACAAGAAGAGGTGTTGTTACAGGAATTATTACGGATGACGATATTGTAGAAAATGACGCAGGTATAGAAACTGTAGAAGATTTATTAAATTTCATGGAACAAGAATTAACTTATGTTAATGCTCATACTGAACAAAATCCAACAGGTGAGATTAGAGGTCAAATTGTACCAATTTAA
- a CDS encoding DUF3231 family protein, with protein MPDNLLMFHTSLIIASSISNYASATASASSLRSDIASSYVRLTTEVAQFAKNGVEIMIKNTWLEQPLQIPDHKGLAKG; from the coding sequence ATCCCCGATAATTTACTCATGTTTCATACATCTTTAATCATTGCATCAAGTATATCAAATTATGCTAGCGCTACCGCTTCCGCATCATCCTTAAGGTCAGACATTGCATCTTCTTATGTTCGCTTAACAACAGAAGTTGCTCAATTTGCCAAAAACGGCGTCGAAATAATGATTAAAAATACATGGTTAGAACAGCCTCTACAAATCCCAGATCATAAAGGGTTAGCAAAAGGTTAA
- a CDS encoding DUF2750 domain-containing protein, with protein sequence MKLIKRFILNRPAEKRLAYFYGMVATDEQVWLLRDENGDLLFLEDDGEFAFLLPVWPSRSFAEMKAANLDESYEAFNIPLSNFLDELLVDIENDGGATAIFPNENDTTIQKRDEIKEMIRNL encoded by the coding sequence ATGAAATTAATTAAACGATTTATTTTAAACCGCCCTGCTGAAAAACGACTTGCATATTTTTATGGTATGGTTGCAACGGATGAACAGGTGTGGTTACTACGCGATGAAAATGGCGATCTATTATTCTTAGAAGATGACGGGGAATTTGCATTTTTACTACCTGTTTGGCCAAGCAGAAGCTTTGCTGAAATGAAGGCTGCCAATTTAGATGAGTCATACGAAGCGTTCAACATTCCACTTTCAAATTTTTTAGACGAATTACTAGTTGATATTGAAAATGACGGTGGTGCCACAGCGATTTTCCCCAATGAAAACGATACAACTATTCAAAAACGTGATGAAATAAAGGAAATGATTCGCAATTTATAG
- a CDS encoding amino acid ABC transporter permease, translating to MFDLEASYEMFLGILGVLPETLLIAITILALSTLLGVVLALIQQYKIPVLVQLTKLFKLFLRGTPMVVFLYLMYYALPAIGQFIVTLLGIDYNMNNMSPLVILIVTVSLTLSSFQSEIIRGSFLAVDPGQIEAAQSLGYSFSQTFTRIVAPQAFVHAIPDFANSFTVAIKATSLGFLITVIDIFAQAKIMAAQNFRFVEAFMMVALIYWGIGILITKFADRYENDVRIK from the coding sequence ATGTTTGATTTAGAGGCTTCATACGAAATGTTTTTAGGGATATTGGGTGTACTTCCTGAAACCTTACTCATAGCGATTACTATACTTGCATTATCCACCCTTCTAGGAGTGGTGTTGGCTCTGATACAACAATATAAAATCCCTGTGCTGGTTCAACTTACAAAATTATTTAAACTGTTTTTACGAGGGACACCTATGGTGGTGTTTTTATACTTGATGTATTATGCACTCCCTGCCATTGGACAGTTCATCGTTACACTTCTAGGTATCGATTATAATATGAACAATATGTCGCCTCTGGTTATTTTAATTGTCACAGTTAGCCTCACGTTGTCTTCCTTTCAATCTGAAATCATCCGAGGCTCATTTTTAGCGGTAGATCCGGGGCAAATTGAGGCGGCGCAATCCTTGGGCTATAGTTTTTCTCAAACGTTTACGAGAATTGTTGCCCCGCAAGCTTTTGTCCATGCCATCCCTGATTTCGCAAACTCTTTCACAGTGGCCATCAAAGCCACTTCACTCGGGTTTTTAATCACCGTTATTGATATCTTTGCACAAGCCAAAATTATGGCAGCCCAGAACTTTCGCTTTGTCGAGGCGTTCATGATGGTGGCACTCATTTACTGGGGAATCGGTATTTTAATCACCAAGTTCGCCGACCGCTATGAGAATGATGTGCGAATAAAATGA
- a CDS encoding amino acid ABC transporter permease has product METGMQGLLMEFLKTLPINIIIIILSAALGLLFAVLLTFVRLKRIPVISQLADLYVSFARSVPGLILLFIAYFGIPKVLPLIGLGTYDISPMHAAIISMGFYHSGYISEVFRPAYLAVEKSQHEAADSLGYTPMQKFFRIILPQMVPVALPGYGNALVYLIHDTSLIFAIGIVDIMGTAELFISRSYGINQILIYFIIALMFSAMCFATDGLVRKLEKRVAIR; this is encoded by the coding sequence ATGGAAACGGGTATGCAAGGATTACTAATGGAGTTTCTTAAAACGCTTCCGATCAATATTATCATCATCATCTTGTCGGCTGCGCTTGGGTTACTATTTGCTGTGCTATTAACGTTTGTGCGACTAAAAAGAATTCCCGTCATTAGTCAATTAGCCGATTTGTATGTATCTTTTGCGCGAAGTGTTCCTGGACTGATTTTACTATTTATAGCTTACTTTGGAATTCCAAAAGTGTTACCTCTCATCGGTTTGGGCACATATGATATAAGCCCGATGCATGCTGCTATTATTTCTATGGGATTTTATCATTCTGGTTATATTTCTGAAGTGTTTCGACCCGCTTATCTCGCCGTTGAAAAAAGTCAACATGAAGCTGCAGATAGCTTGGGGTACACACCAATGCAAAAGTTTTTCCGAATTATTCTGCCCCAAATGGTCCCTGTTGCTCTCCCGGGATACGGCAATGCCTTGGTTTACTTGATTCATGATACGTCGCTGATCTTTGCAATTGGCATCGTGGATATTATGGGAACCGCAGAATTGTTTATCTCACGATCTTACGGTATTAATCAAATCCTAATTTACTTTATCATTGCCTTGATGTTTTCGGCTATGTGCTTCGCAACGGACGGATTGGTTAGAAAACTGGAGAAAAGAGTGGCCATTCGATAA